CCGCGCAGCAATTGCAGCCTGCCGCCGAATACCAGCGCAGGGCAGAGGAAATGTTTCACCGTGTATGGACGTTATACCGCGTACCGCAACATGGCCTTTTTTCAGAATATTATCCGCAGCAGCATAAGGATTCGCTTACCTACATGCAGGATGGCAACGTACAGTCCAAAGCCGTAAGTTATCTCTGGCCGCTTAGCGGCGTGGTAACAGCTTCCAATATGTTGATACGGTTGCCCGGTAAAAAGGCCGCCTATCAACCTTATGCAGATACTGCGATGGCTGCGATGTACGCGTACCGCGATACTACCCGTAACCCGACAGGCTACCAGGCTTATCCTGCTAAGTTTGAAAAGGTGGACCGGTATTATGACGACAATGGACTGGTAGCGATCGACTACGCAGAAGCTTACCTGAATACCCGCAATCCTGTTTATTTGTCCAGGGCGAAAGAAGTATTCGCTTTCATTCTCAGCGGCTGGACCGATGTGCTGGGTGGCGGCGTCACCTGGCTTGAAGGGCACGGCGATCAGAAACCTGCCTGTAGTAATGGCATGGCCACTTTGGCGGCGTTAAAGATTTACAAAGCCAGTGGTGATAAATACTACCTGCAGCAAGGCATTCGTTTTTACGACTGGATGCATAAACACCTGCGCGACTCGGCCGGTTTGTATGTGAACGATATTAAAACCGCTACAGGTAAAGTGAACCCGGTATATTACACTTACAATACCGGTGCTATGCTGGAGGCCGCCATGATGTTACATTCCATCACGCATGAAAAGAAGTATTTAACACATGCCCGTCAATCGGCCGAAGCCGCTTACCAGTATTTTGGTCAGCCACAACAAGGTATGCGCAGCGCGTTCTGCGACCTGCCCTGGTTTGCGACCGTTTTATTCCGCGGGTACGAGGCCTTGTACGAAGTCACCAAAGATAAAAAGTACCTTGCCGCCATCATCGACCGGGTTGATCACGCCTGGACGAACCGCGATCCGAATGGCTTAACAAATCACGATTGGAGCGAGCCACGCGACAATACCGGCAAGCCGAAGTGGTTGCTGGACGAAGCCTGTATCGCAGAGATTTACGCCCGTATGGCATTGCTCGATCTTAAATAATTAACTTATGACCCAGCCTCCTAAAACAAGCATATTTCAACTGGCACCGATCCTATTCGGTTTCTTCATTATGGGCTTTGTGGACGTAGTAGGTATTGCTACCAACTATGTAAAGAATGACTTTGGTCTGTCCGATACGTTATCGAACCTCTTGCCGATGGCCGTGTTCCTGTGGTTCCTGATCTTCTCTGTACCTACCGGTATGCTCATGAATAAGATAGGTCGCAAACGTACCGTGCAATTGAGTTTGGTGATTACAGGCATCGGGTTACTCGTGCCCCTGTTATCTTACACCTTACCCATCGTGCTGGCAGCTTTTGCTTTACTGGGGATAGGTAACACCTTGTTACAGGTGGCCTTAAACCCGCTGCTGACAAACGTTGTAAGCAAAGATAAACTTACCAGCACCCTCACTGCCGGGCAGTTTACCAAAGCAATATCCTCTTTTCTCGGTCCGATCATCGCGGCCTTTGCCGTAACGCAGTTCAATAACTGGCAATACCTGTTTCCCGTGTTTGCGGCTATCACACTATTGTCATTCCTCTGGCTGACCGCCACCCCTTTGCAGGAAGATAGCCGCAAAGAAAACACC
This genomic interval from Chitinophaga horti contains the following:
- a CDS encoding glycoside hydrolase family 76 protein — its product is MRRMILSTLLSCTLLSASAQQLQPAAEYQRRAEEMFHRVWTLYRVPQHGLFSEYYPQQHKDSLTYMQDGNVQSKAVSYLWPLSGVVTASNMLIRLPGKKAAYQPYADTAMAAMYAYRDTTRNPTGYQAYPAKFEKVDRYYDDNGLVAIDYAEAYLNTRNPVYLSRAKEVFAFILSGWTDVLGGGVTWLEGHGDQKPACSNGMATLAALKIYKASGDKYYLQQGIRFYDWMHKHLRDSAGLYVNDIKTATGKVNPVYYTYNTGAMLEAAMMLHSITHEKKYLTHARQSAEAAYQYFGQPQQGMRSAFCDLPWFATVLFRGYEALYEVTKDKKYLAAIIDRVDHAWTNRDPNGLTNHDWSEPRDNTGKPKWLLDEACIAEIYARMALLDLK
- a CDS encoding MFS transporter; the protein is MTQPPKTSIFQLAPILFGFFIMGFVDVVGIATNYVKNDFGLSDTLSNLLPMAVFLWFLIFSVPTGMLMNKIGRKRTVQLSLVITGIGLLVPLLSYTLPIVLAAFALLGIGNTLLQVALNPLLTNVVSKDKLTSTLTAGQFTKAISSFLGPIIAAFAVTQFNNWQYLFPVFAAITLLSFLWLTATPLQEDSRKENTSTIRECFALLGDPKIFLYFLGILTLVGIDVGLNVSGPKILMERTGMELKEAGYIASVYFVFKTAGTFLGAILLAKWSARPFYIASGVAAVAAMVLLLFAFNSPAIYVAVALAGFACANIFSILFSYALQRKPERSNEVSGLLIMGVSGGALFPLLMGIASDAAGAQWGAIVVLLVCCAYHCVLAVREK